The genomic DNA tggcatatcaaagaccCTTTTGGACCCTTATTCGTTTGGACCAaatctcccaaaatcaatcGAAACCTTTcgtttgtggtcataaaccttgtgttaaaatttcatagatttctatttacttatactaaagttattgtgcaaaaaacaagaaaaatgcttatttgggacctgtttttttggccctttattcataaactgttgggactaaaaaatcaataccaaccttccttttgtggtcataaaccttgtgtttaaatttcatagatttctattaacttttactgaagttagagtgcgaaaagcaaatgtcttcggacgaggacgacgacgacgacgacgccaacgtgataccaatatacgaccaaaattttttcaatttttgttgtataaaaagtaaatacataTTACAACAAACACGCGTAATACCTTGTGTGGAAGAATAGACAGTAATACACTTTTTCCCAATATCTATTATATTGTTAAGTATGCACAGTCGGTAATATCACGCTATAGCAAATTACATTGCATAAAAAAGCCATTTTAacgaaaataaaggaatattcGTGTGAAGCTGATGgaacattttgtaaattatctGTGTTTTAAATATGGTACAACTCCGATTTGGTGTAGACAAATTATTTCACgattttatactttttgaaatttgtgcTTGTTTGGAATGTTTATTTTGtgaataatatcaaataaaaataaaacaatcggACAAAAAGAGATACACTACCAAGAATTTACCCACGTTTAGTTTGGTACATTTCTACCCTCGTACATATCAGTACTGTTTGGCAAGACTGAAAACATGTAATGTtatactttcttttatttcaatactTTTCATTATTATACAATAACTGACCAGACACAAGTTGTTAAAATTCAGTTTAgacgaatatttttttttaaatttaaatatcgtaaaaggaaaaaggaaaaaggaaacaACTTGTGTCTGTTTAATGACTGTATCGAAACTAATTCTATAAAttcagtactgatttttacAGCACTTTTtaagtactgattttgtcagcaCAATTTCAGTACTGTCAGTATCCTATAGAATCCTTCCATTTGAGCCTCATAACGATTTTTATAGGTAAATGTCGAATAGTATTCATTTTACTGTTATTTCTTTTGGAAAAATGCACTCTTTATAGTTCATATGcaaaagttatattttaaaaaaaatcaatgatgaAGAAATAATTGTACAATGTAAGGTTGATGAGGTTTACACGTAAAAACACAATATggtaatatatacaaaaaaaatctaattattaTGATTCCGCGTATCAAGTAAATATTCGTCGTGTTCTGTGAACGTTCATTGgatcatattatatattcttttgtGTCATGTTAAAATAACAATCATTGAATTTGAGGTTCTGGTGAGATTCCAGGAAATGACacttttacatacatttattataCAGTTATCATCGTCTGTGTTCAAAGCAAACAATTGACGATATATCGGCAGGACTAACGTCAAATAGTTTCAAAAAATCCTTAAGAATCGTAGGAAGTTTTAACTTGTCGATTATTGGAAACACAGATGTGTCCATATTGATGAATCGGATGTGTTTACGAATTTGTGTTCGAGCAAGGTGCTTTAAACTTGGCGGTCTTCCAAAATCCTTAAGTAAGTGATATTCAGTTTCACTTTGAAAGTAATCGTTTTCGTAGCAATTCTTATCAGATATGGTCAGATCATACCCAGAAGAAACAAATGTTGCTAAAAATATCTTGACATCTATACAGTAGTCCTCTTGCCGAGAGAACATGCAGTGTTCCCCTAATTGACGTAAAATATCTCCAAAACTATACAAGTTGGGATCCACTCCATGTTGTAGTAACACTATTGCTGCAGTACAAATAAACCACGGACTGGATATGTGTAATGTCGTTGGACGATTTGCTTCATAAACCTTACCTCTCctgttatatataaaagaaagttatcaaaagtgaGGTGGTAATTACAAATCTGATTAACATACAAATTTTTAATTCGGTTCGCTTTCTGACTTTGTCTatctgtttgtttattgttaccCTGTCGTGCAATGTTGTAAttgtaatgttataattaatacTGCCATTAAAGCggaaggtttggcatgccacaaaatcaggttcaacccatcattttgtcataaaatgccctgtaccaagtcaggaaaatggccattgtttcattatagttcgtttctctgtgtgttacgtttcggtgttgtgtctctgttgtgtcgtagttctcttatatttgatacctGTCACtgaattttagtttgtaacccggatttggttttttctctaccgatttatgaattttgaacagcggtatactactgttgcctttatttgttgtTACAGTAAttttacaggactacaataaaTGGAAGACTGAGTATGTAACGATATAAAACTAATTACAGTCAAACCTGTGTAAGAGAGCACATGTATGAAACAAAAACCTGTATTAAAGGACTATCAGTTTTAGATTCCTCTTTAGTACCTTTCATATTAATTGAACCTGTATTAGGAGACCACTATTTTGCTTTTCCTTGAATTGTCTCTTAAAACAGGTTTGACTGTTTGACTGTACATTGTTTTTCGTCGTTCGTCTTGTATTGTTATACAACTTAATCAGCTTAATAAATGTGTACAAATGCTTATGTATTAAATGTAATACGCATACTGAGGAcgaaaacaaattcaaaatagtTAACCAAAGTGACCGTATAACTATTCCCCAGTCGTCAACCTTGTGGTTTCTGATGTACGAgagtatcatttttttttctgcagcTTTTCCAATCATTAGAGAacgtatttaaaaatatttaattatcaatggtaaacttcattttttgtatataaactaggccgttagttttctcgtctgaattgttttacatagtcATTACAGGgccttttacatgttttatggctAACTATgtgttgctcattgtttaaggtcgtacagtgacctaaagttgttaatgtctgtgtcattttgtttcttgtggatagttgtctcattaataatcataccacatcttctttttttatattatcttagATCTAATTAAGTTGATCTGTATTTTAATTCCTAGGCCTtctgaataatatttttgtgGCTTTACTgatgtatattttgttaaagtCTATCTTTTCGTGTCCATTACAACAGGTGATGCTCATCTCTGCGTTATGTATATGTAGGTTATGACTTTTGACACATAACAAAACATAATGTCACTGATATACTTTATTTAGGGCTTCtgaaaatgatagaaaaaaatataaacttataaatAGTCATTAAGTAAAACTAAACTCACTTTTCCCATGACAATAGtaatcaaagttaccaggattataatttagtacgccagacgcgcgtttcatctacataagactcatcagtgacgctcatatcaaaatatttataaaaccaaatcacaaaaacacaaacGCTGGCAATATTTATGATACTTCTTAGCAGGTTGTACCTTGTGTTAAGATTTAGcttgtacatttttatattcttaaggtagatcacaagtatatattttttgagacagaatttttttataatttgtcaaaatgaagattttactatgctctttccaaaaatttaataaaaagtatgtgtcaccgtgctatttttcaagctatgagtcgttgaaaattgacaaaatttggttagtttgttcatgaaaaagcacattagtgtgcataacaaaaattctatgagatagaattttgaaataaattgtgagaagaaaggtttcataacatgttttaagaaaataaaaagaaaacatggtgtcaccgaacttgttttcttgctacaagtaaaaataaaaaatttccctCTTAacctagtataaattttgtactaaaagagttatctccccttaaatggcttatttgaaaaaaacgaTAATAAAACCAACAAAACTAATTTTTGTTAAACTATTTTGTATAATACGATTAATTAAGacgttttctttaaatagaaaaaaacagtcttaccattgaattgcaaatctgtctctaAATTTGCAGATtaaggcaaataactagaccgattttgtactgtgatagtacaatccaagatggcggtataccatggATCTACCTTAAATGATTGTATTTGACCCAGGTATAATTTAAACATCATCATAAATTTACAAACACTTACCCTAAAAAAAAGACATGGTCCCCAAGATGTAGTGTTTAGTTTAACACcagcatttaaaatttaaatactgCTCAAGTACTTTCATAAACATTTGAGGACTACCAGAATGTCTTGAAAATCCAAACGATTGAGTTCTATTTGGACCAATGATTGCACGTAGATCATCTGGTTTCTGTAAATTTATACACTGTGGAAGTCCTTGAAATCTATTAATGTCCACACcttcaatataatacaaaacaggtaattttaaataattttgatcaaAATGACAGACAGCGAAATTTaacagtcatgcttcagtgattccctatataatcaaccaaatttttcccacaaaaaggggggtcccggcaccccccccacccccccccccacccgGATTCCCCTAtgtagttacatagtgtgcttgtgacgtaatacggtatatatggggtttGTAAATTCCATATCcttatggaatttactgaccccatatatataatgtattacgtcactagcacactatgtaacgaatttatcttaccgactatcttaacgtgtaaaatttagactagtgacctatcaaaatgagcaagtcttcaatacagttagtattaacatgattaagaaaCTACTTCCTCCTACAAAAACAGATGCCCACAATGACAACTTGTtagatttaaatgtgttttatgaatttatttcactttatcATCTTTTAAttcgtctgttgaaacctttaagattttttctcagtactgttttgtttttctaaagggacgtaacaccaatactaaccgtgtatgaaataagctTCGCCTTCTTATTACCTTATATGGAATATAAAGGAACGTAactccactactaaccgtgtatgaaataagccccgcctcccaactaacctaatatcaaatatacacggTTTCCACGTGGACGCTTTTAatcaatcatattcctagaaatgtaaaggaggtaagataaatatggatatttttgattttgacgGAAGTTACGTCCTGAAGGGAGACAACTCAAAACGATAACATGGAAGACTCCATTTCGGCGGAAGGGGTGTTGTAGTTACACCTTAACGATGTGaactacatttattttaatttaaatgatgcatatgatttaaaataatgcaacaacaaaaacactcaATAGCAGGCCTAAGCAGACATAGAAATGGTCCCATGAGTTTCAATTTAATCAATGGAGTGGGGAATCCAGAGCAACCATTTAATCTGATACCCCTTGAAGTCAAGAAAACTAAACGCATGCGcataattacataaacaaacccTAGTCTTGTGATTAGGAACACGAACGtttatttaatgataaataaacgACCTAGATGGTTTTCCATTTCTTTATGAGAttacaatatcaaatatcagtttcataacggtgacatataagaaaaactccacttcagttcttgTATGACAGAAATAGATTTATACAATATGTGCTTAATGGTTAGAATAACACGGTTGACGTGAGAGCATGGCTCTGAGTCAATTGTTTAAGTCTATAGATTGCTTAAAAGCAATCGTATCCAAAAAAATACCTCGTACCTGCTTTTATCAGGAGTTTAACAATGTCAGCATTTCTATTATTTGCAGCATAGAATATGGGTGGAACACTGTTTTCGTAATTTTCATGTTGATCTCCCCTGGCAACTAAATTAACATCTGCACCTTTCTTTATCCATCTTTTAACAAGTTTAACATCATTATTCCTGAAATGTTAGTTCCATCAGAGGTACATGTAAACTGTAACTGCTAAAGATACAACACATTATTTTAATCTTGATTTTATTCCCTTTCAAGTATGTATACCCTCATATCTCCTTTCGATAACATAAACAAGAACAATAAAAATCTCCCGTCGTTTAATTGGATACCtgaatttcaaaaagtaaaatcacaaatatgttgaacgccgaggaaaattcaatacgGATATTCCTTAATTagatggcaaaattaaaagttcaaacaTATCGAACTGCTATATTCCTAACTTGGCACAGGCATTTTCCTCAGTAGAAAAATGTGGATTAAAACTGGtttcatagctagctaaactctcacttgtatgtcattcgcataaaattccattattcTGACAACGAGGTGGGAACAAAACCAACAGACATAATACGTAAAATTAATAAGAGTACAGCAGGCcacattgtgttattatctcattcactaaaaaaaaaacaacataggcacaataacacaatgacaggatgtataatcacagagccacgtcatatgttaaaaagaggaaaaaaacacataaaaagccatatagacaaagcatgttagcaaaatttaaaatataacaatacaaacatgaccataaaacaataacacaatgatggGAATCCCCCGATGTTCAATTACAGATCCCCGTCACATAGAATGATGTATAGTCGTTTTAAGAACCGTCCGTCTAAACAATTTCTAAAGTCCTTTCCACAATTCTTTCTTAAGCAAAAGAGGCTCTCCGGTAATATGaatgaagattttttaaatgtttaaggctttaatcttctattttatatgttagTTTGAAAGACCGTAGGCATTGTCTCATTACAAACGCCGTCACCTGTAATTTTAATATCGTATATTCACATTTCCTGTTTAGGTCATACAAAATGTAACTTTGTAAAGTACATTTGTTTTGTACCACACTGACCCAAAATACACTAACGGTGGACTCTCAAAGACAATAATAAGAAACATCTTGCaacattctttaaaatttagagttggttttttttgttttttttttacattttgatgttGTCCGGTCATTCAAGCAGCTGTATTCAATGACATAACATTTCGATCAGTGTATGAATATCATGTACCACAATGTATTCAGCATTTATGATACTTCAGGAACTAGAAGGCCTGCTTTATATATGTTGATCTATTTGACGATATTGAGACAGATCGATAACTTTAATTGATACGTCATGCTCTTGTGTGgacacacttttttttacttcataTGATCCTTACACGAAAAATTGATATGTCTCAACTCTTTATCAACGGTGTTGCGTTGTCTGAGATCTTTAAATTATTGTAAAGTGTTGGTTTGTTACCTTGATTTGTGCTCTTACGTGTGATTAATCAGGAAATTACTGGTGCCTTTATTGCTTATCATCAACAGTGTATATATCAATACATTAAAATACAagatgaattaaatatttttagtaaGGGGAAATCCATAAAACCTAATCACAAATCAAAACGCTCGACTACAACAACCAACAGATTGGTTATATCATTACTTACAAACAAGCTATTGTTAATGCTGTTAGTTCAGTATGTCTTGTCCATCGATCAACTGTATCACTATGACGACGTTTCGTTTCTGTCtgtattttcattataattgtttCATCGACATTACTGCTGTCtgctgtataaaaaaaaaggagaagaTTAAAACATGGTAAAAGTATGTTAAAGAAATGCGTTTGTTTAAGACACTTGCCATGATTTAATTGCTAATCTTTTAAACATGATAAGGgattgtttgaaaatatatcaaattcgACTTGCTTGtacatatgttaaaaatattaatatgttaatgtataatctatataaatgtgacataaaattgagaagaaaatacCAATTAACCCGATTTGTATCTTACACATTTGCCAAGCTTTCTTTAAAGCTGTATCTTTAGAACAGGTAACTCCCTCGGAGCTGGACCAACGTTGTCCCATATTAACCGGATGTCATTGCTTCCTGAAAATGAGACATACTAAAATTACGTTCATAATCAAAGCTGCAATAAAGTGTGAAAACatgaattttcatttctatATCTAACagccggtaacacaatactggCATGGCACTGCTGCACAATCTAagatgtaaaattaaataattaatgttaACTCATATAAGCTAAGACGTTACGATTTGACACCTCCTTGTTCAAAATGCTTTGTGAGGAACAATTGTTTGTTTAACACGAACTCTGCATACGAGAAGGTTACAactatatatgttttgattgatagg from Mytilus trossulus isolate FHL-02 chromosome 8, PNRI_Mtr1.1.1.hap1, whole genome shotgun sequence includes the following:
- the LOC134727390 gene encoding uncharacterized protein LOC134727390, coding for MGQRWSSSEGVTCSKDTALKKAWQMSDSSNVDETIIMKIQTETKRRHSDTVDRWTRHTELTALTIACLNNDVKLVKRWIKKGADVNLVARGDQHENYENSVPPIFYAANNRNADIVKLLIKAGVDINRFQGLPQCINLQKPDDLRAIIGPNRTQSFGFSRHSGSPQMFMKVLEQYLNFKCWRGKVYEANRPTTLHISSPWFICTAAIVLLQHGVDPNLYSFGDILRQLGEHCMFSRQEDYCIDVKIFLATFVSSGYDLTISDKNCYENDYFQSETEYHLLKDFGRPPSLKHLARTQIRKHIRFINMDTSVFPIIDKLKLPTILKDFLKLFDVSPADISSIVCFEHRR